In Mus caroli unplaced genomic scaffold, CAROLI_EIJ_v1.1 scaffold_10055_1, whole genome shotgun sequence, a single window of DNA contains:
- the LOC110288286 gene encoding olfactory receptor 1468-like has protein sequence MIKSNQTLFSQFLLLGLPIPAEHQELFFVLFLAMYLTTILGNLIIIILIRLDSHLHTPMYFFLSNLSFSDLCFSSVTMPKLLQNMQSQDTSITYAGCLTQMYFFVLFGGLEIFLLVVMAYDRYVAICLPLHYTSIMSLKLCVCAVMISWVFNMLYSMLHTLLLARLSFCEDNMIRHFFCDMSALFKLACSDIYINELMIFILGGPLMVIPFLLIVVSYVQIIFSILKASSTRAIYKVFSTCGSHLTVVSLFYGTIIGLYLCPSDNNFTAKEASIAMMYTVVTPMLNPFIYSLRNRDIKEALINVLIKKIPL, from the coding sequence ATGATAAAGAGCAACCAAACTCTCTTCAGCCAGTTCCTCCTCCTGGGCCTGCCTATCCCCGCAGAGCACCAGGAACTCTTCTTTGTCCTGTTCCTGGCAATGTACCTCACCACCATCCTGGGgaacctcatcatcatcatcctcattcGACTGGACTCNcatctccacacacccatgtacttctttctcaGCAACTTGTccttctctgatctctgcttttcctctgtcacAATGCCCAAGTTGCTGCAGAACATGCAGAGCCAGGACACATCCATCACCTATGCAGGTTGCCTGACACAAATgtacttttttgttctttttggagGCCTGGAAATCTTCCTGCTTGTGgtcatggcctatgaccgctatgtggccatctgccttCCCCTTCACTACACCAGCATCATGAGTctcaagctctgtgtgtgtgcagtgatgATATCCTGGGTATTTAACATGCTGTATTCCATGTTGCACACTCTACTCTTGGCTAGGTTGTCATTCTGTGAGGACAACATGATCCGTCACTTTTTCTGTGACATGTCTGCCCTGTTCAAGTTGGCCTGCTctgatatttatataaatgaactTATGATATTTATCTTGGGAGGGCCCCTTATGGTCATTCCATTCTTACTCATTGTTGTGTCCTATGTACAAATTATCTTCTCTATTCTAAAGGCTTCTTCTACTCGGGCCATATACAAGGTCTTCTCtacctgtggctcccacctgacTGTGGTGTCACTATTCTATGGGACAATTATTGGTCTCTACTTATGTCCATCAGATAATAACTTTACAGCAAAGGAGGCTTCTATTGCCATGATGTACACAGTGGTGACTCCCATGCTAAACCCTTTCATCTATAGCCTGAGGAACAGAGATATAAAGGAGGCCCTTATAAACGTTCTTATCAAGAAAATACCTTTATAA